In a single window of the Deltaproteobacteria bacterium genome:
- a CDS encoding phage holin family protein, whose amino-acid sequence MSFVILRWLILSAAIIIASYLLDGIHVRDFFSAVVAAAMLGFFNMFFRPILILLTLPINILSLGLFTFLINAFLLKLVAGVVSGFDVVGFWTAVFGALIISLVNWILGSYLQKDRMFRMEVHRHDHGGYIDLEKENDDRWK is encoded by the coding sequence ATGTCTTTTGTCATTTTACGGTGGCTTATCCTGAGCGCCGCGATTATCATCGCTTCCTATCTGCTTGACGGGATCCATGTCAGGGATTTCTTCTCCGCCGTTGTCGCGGCGGCGATGCTGGGTTTCTTCAACATGTTTTTCCGGCCAATCCTCATTCTTCTTACCCTCCCCATTAACATCCTGAGCCTCGGCCTGTTTACCTTCCTGATAAATGCATTTCTTCTGAAACTGGTCGCCGGCGTGGTATCGGGCTTTGATGTGGTCGGCTTCTGGACGGCCGTTTTCGGGGCTCTCATCATCAGCCTGGTGAACTGGATACTCGGAAGCTACCTGCAAAAGGACCGTATGTTCCGTATGGAAGTGCACCGCCATGACCACGGGGGATACATCGATCTCGAAAAGGAAAACGACGACAGGTGGAAATGA
- the mutS gene encoding DNA mismatch repair protein MutS, producing the protein MKNLTPAMRQYLEIKEQYKDCIIFFRMGDFYEMFFDDAVTASRILDITLTSRNKNKENSIPLCGVPYHAASSYIARLIEEGYKVAVCEQVEDPRTAKGIVRREVVRVITPGLVVDAENLEAKENNYCAAISHVRNMFGLAIVDISTGEFRITEEEDVEILGSECVGLELKEVLVCEELREDSLMELVSRRSGRCLVNHLSPEYFSAVEAQTLFNEWFSEEQLATIEPDKHPAALAAGNAVLRYVRETQPGGAGHIVTVRWYRLSNFLALDETARRNLELFTTIQEGKKEGSLFQVIDGTVTAMGGRRLRRWLNYPLVNVDRIGERLSAVAEIKEAHLQREHLRDLLSRVSDIERLGGRISMGVANGRDLSALGKSLELLPAVREAISKMTSPLSVAIREEIDPMEDVADLIRRSIADDPPHTITDGYLIRKGYSDELDELVSLSRSGKQWIAALEEKERKRTGINALKVGFNSVFGYYIEITRANAAMVPPEYVRKQTLVNAERYINEELKEYEATVLNAEERRKQLEYELFVKVRESIGREIRRIQRTASAIADLDALASLAHVAERNNYHRPHVHEGDRIEIADGRHPVVEKLNINGGFVPNDALLDGDENRFLVITGPNMAGKSTYIRQIALIVLMAQMGSFVPARSADIGIVDRIFTRVGAADSLARGLSTFMVEMTEVAGILKNATPRSLVLLDEVGRGTSTFDGLSIAWAVTEYIHDSPQLGARTLFATHYHELIDIARTRKGVKNYSIAVKEWGEDIVFLRKIISGGTNRSYGIQVARLAGVPGDVIARAGEILKNLERGELDESGMPRIARGGKQKERTGQIVLPLFMDREERILQDIRKLDIGNLTPLEALQMLNEWQSRLKKDE; encoded by the coding sequence ATGAAGAATCTGACGCCGGCGATGCGGCAGTATCTCGAGATCAAGGAACAGTACAAGGATTGCATCATCTTCTTCAGGATGGGTGATTTTTACGAGATGTTCTTTGATGACGCGGTAACGGCATCCCGTATTCTCGATATCACCCTTACCTCGCGAAACAAGAACAAGGAGAACAGCATCCCCCTCTGCGGGGTACCCTATCATGCCGCTTCTTCCTACATCGCGAGACTGATAGAAGAAGGATACAAAGTGGCCGTCTGCGAACAGGTGGAAGACCCCCGGACGGCGAAGGGGATCGTTCGAAGGGAAGTGGTACGCGTCATTACCCCGGGACTTGTGGTGGACGCTGAGAACCTGGAGGCAAAGGAAAATAATTATTGTGCGGCCATTTCTCACGTTCGCAACATGTTCGGTCTTGCCATTGTCGACATATCGACGGGTGAGTTCCGGATCACGGAAGAAGAGGATGTCGAGATCCTGGGCAGTGAGTGTGTCGGGCTCGAACTCAAAGAGGTCCTTGTCTGCGAGGAATTGCGGGAAGATTCCCTGATGGAGCTCGTTTCGAGAAGGTCGGGCCGGTGCCTCGTCAATCATCTTTCCCCGGAATATTTCAGCGCTGTCGAAGCGCAGACCCTGTTCAATGAATGGTTTTCAGAAGAACAACTTGCCACGATAGAACCCGATAAACATCCCGCCGCCCTGGCAGCGGGGAACGCCGTGTTGCGCTATGTGAGGGAAACACAACCGGGGGGTGCCGGTCACATTGTCACCGTCCGATGGTACCGGCTGAGCAATTTTCTTGCCCTCGATGAAACGGCGCGGAGAAACCTGGAGCTGTTCACAACGATACAGGAGGGGAAGAAGGAAGGATCGCTGTTCCAAGTCATCGATGGAACGGTAACGGCCATGGGCGGCCGGAGACTCCGCCGGTGGTTGAATTATCCCCTTGTCAATGTAGACAGGATAGGGGAACGGCTTTCGGCAGTGGCGGAGATCAAGGAGGCCCATCTGCAGAGAGAACATCTCCGGGACCTGCTCTCCCGCGTTTCCGATATCGAGCGGCTGGGCGGACGGATTTCCATGGGTGTGGCAAACGGCCGGGACCTCTCGGCATTGGGTAAATCCCTGGAGCTGTTACCTGCCGTCAGGGAAGCGATATCGAAAATGACATCTCCCCTGTCTGTGGCGATCCGAGAGGAGATCGACCCGATGGAGGATGTTGCCGACCTGATCCGCCGTTCCATCGCCGATGATCCCCCTCACACGATCACCGACGGATACCTCATCAGGAAAGGATACAGCGACGAGCTTGATGAACTGGTTTCTCTCAGCAGGAGCGGCAAACAATGGATCGCGGCGCTGGAGGAGAAGGAGCGGAAAAGAACGGGCATCAATGCCCTGAAAGTCGGGTTCAACTCTGTTTTCGGCTATTATATCGAGATCACCAGGGCCAATGCCGCCATGGTCCCTCCCGAATACGTGAGGAAACAGACCCTGGTGAACGCGGAACGTTATATCAATGAAGAATTAAAGGAGTATGAAGCCACTGTTCTTAATGCCGAAGAGCGGAGAAAACAGTTGGAGTACGAACTGTTCGTCAAAGTGCGGGAATCGATCGGAAGAGAGATACGGCGGATCCAGAGAACGGCTTCCGCTATTGCCGACCTTGATGCCCTGGCCTCACTGGCCCACGTGGCGGAGCGCAATAATTACCACCGCCCCCATGTTCATGAAGGGGACCGGATCGAGATAGCCGACGGCCGGCACCCGGTGGTTGAGAAACTGAACATCAATGGTGGGTTCGTTCCAAACGATGCCCTGCTCGACGGCGATGAAAACCGATTCCTGGTCATTACCGGTCCCAACATGGCAGGCAAGTCGACCTATATCAGGCAGATAGCTCTCATCGTTCTGATGGCCCAGATGGGAAGCTTCGTGCCCGCGAGGTCTGCGGACATAGGGATCGTCGATCGGATATTTACTCGCGTCGGTGCGGCGGACAGCCTGGCCCGCGGGTTGAGCACCTTCATGGTGGAAATGACCGAGGTCGCCGGTATATTGAAAAACGCCACGCCCAGAAGCCTTGTTCTCCTTGATGAAGTGGGGAGGGGAACGAGCACCTTCGACGGGTTGAGCATCGCCTGGGCCGTAACGGAATATATTCATGATTCTCCGCAACTCGGCGCCCGGACCCTTTTTGCGACCCACTACCATGAGCTCATCGATATCGCGCGGACCAGGAAAGGGGTCAAGAATTACAGTATCGCCGTCAAGGAATGGGGTGAGGATATCGTCTTTCTGCGAAAAATCATCAGCGGTGGAACGAACCGGAGTTACGGCATTCAGGTGGCGCGACTCGCGGGAGTTCCCGGCGACGTCATCGCGCGGGCCGGAGAAATTCTGAAAAATCTGGAACGGGGGGAACTGGATGAATCGGGCATGCCGAGGATCGCTCGAGGCGGGAAACAGAAGGAGCGAACAGGCCAGATCGTCCTGCCGCTTTTCATGGACCGGGAAGAACGGATACTTCAGGATATCAGAAAACTGGACATCGGAAACCTGACGCCGCTGGAGGCACTGCAGATGCTCAATGAATGGCAGTCACGGCTGAAAAAAGACGAATGA